The Euphorbia lathyris chromosome 8, ddEupLath1.1, whole genome shotgun sequence genome has a window encoding:
- the LOC136202764 gene encoding NADH dehydrogenase [ubiquinone] iron-sulfur protein 7, mitochondrial — translation MAMITRNTASRLPIILSQHRGAALSLHTTLPSLSAEAAPPTPYARPPPPSTSSPAGLSKTAEFVISKVDDLMNWARRGSIWPMTFGLACCAVEMMHTGAARYDLDRFGIIFRPSPRQSDCMIVAGTLTNKMAPALRKVYDQMPEPRWVISMGSCANGGGYYHYSYSVVRGCDRIVPVDIYVPGCPPTAEALLYGLLQLQKKINRRKDFLHWWTK, via the exons ATGGCTATGATCACTAGGAACACGGCTTCTCGCCTTCCTATCATCCTTTCCCAGCACCGCGGAGCTGCCCTCTCTCTCCACACTACCCTCCCTTCCCTATCCGCCGAGGCTGCCCCTCCCACTCCTTATGCCCGTCCCCCGCCCCCTTCCACTTCTTCCCCCGCCGGACTTTCCAAGACGGCGGAGTTCGTCATTTCCAAAGTCGACGATCTCATGAATTGGGCCCGTCGCGGCTCCATCTGGCCTATGACTTTTGGCCTCGCTTGCTGTGCCGTTGAAATGATGCATACCGGTGCCGCTCGTTACGATCTGGATCGATTTGGTATCATCTTCAGGCCAAGTCCTCGCCAGTCTGATTGTATGATTGTTGCTGGAACCCTCACCAATAAGATGGCCCCTGCTCTTCGCAA AGTTTATGACCAAATGCCTGAGCCGAGATGGGTGATCTCTATGGGCAGCTGTGCCAATGGTGGAGGGTATTATCACTATTCCTACTCAGTTGTTCGTGGGTGCGACAGGATTGTCCCTGTAGACATATATGTTCCGGGATGCCCTCCTACTGCCGAGGCATTGCTTTATGGATTGCTCCAGCTTCAGAAAAAGATCAACAGGCGCAAGGATTTCCTCCATTGGTGGACCAAATGA